A genomic segment from Roseibium algicola encodes:
- a CDS encoding GcvT family protein has product MSAFPDKAQIVIVGLGGIVGASIAHHLIERGWTDIVGIDKSGIPTDIGSTAHASDFCYTTSHDYLSVWTTQYSIDFFDKMGHYARVGGLEVARTGDDTWMEEIKRKVTSGKAFGTNVRLVTPAEIKEKFPLIEEDMVQGGMWDPDAGLVIPRSQTVAGKLVDEGEKTGKLKAFANTPAQSLIVEDGHIKGVKTHRGTIMADHVIVCAGLWGRLIAEMVGEDLPVMPVDHPLTFFGPYNEFEGTGKDIGYPLLRDQGNSAYMRDTGDPKTAEGGQIEWGYYEPNHPRMCHPRDLLEKDQARLSPSQRDLEMEQVMEPLERAMELTPILGEIGYNEGHSFNGLLQVSAAGGPSCGESQKVRGLWYCVAIWVKDGPGYGKLLADWITDGRTEIDHASIDYSRFYSHQLSEKYIEDRCYEAAQKIYFPAIHPREPYLTSRSVKRSPFYDREVELGGHFMELGGWERAHGYAANEHLLEKYGDRVPVRENEWDNRHFWRVSNAEQLELSENCGIINLSHFYMFDVEGPDHVELLEWLCAAKIGGDANIGKGIYTHFLDDEGNVRADLTVFRMADRCRIVDGADAGPRDYHYVKRIAEDKGFDVTVTDVSEQYTTIGIWGPNARENLKKVVADPAALDPENFPFAGIRQIEIAGKSVMALRLSYVGEQGWELHMKYEDGLAVWDALRSTGVIAVGVETYANSRRMEKSLRLQNADLLTQYNLLEADLARPKVKEADFRGKAKHVEYRERDKQPAMLCTLVMLENTDASGVKRYPVGAMPVQDPDTGKTLVDSLGRISYTTSVAYGPTIGKNIALAYLPQEYCQVGRKLNVEYFSETYPVEVAGVGYQPLYDPENQKPRS; this is encoded by the coding sequence CCCAGTACTCCATCGACTTCTTCGACAAGATGGGTCACTACGCCCGCGTCGGCGGTCTGGAAGTCGCGCGCACCGGCGACGACACCTGGATGGAGGAAATCAAGCGCAAGGTGACCTCGGGCAAGGCCTTCGGCACCAATGTGCGCCTCGTGACTCCGGCCGAGATCAAGGAAAAGTTTCCGCTGATCGAAGAGGACATGGTCCAGGGCGGCATGTGGGATCCGGATGCAGGTCTCGTCATCCCGCGCTCGCAGACGGTTGCAGGCAAGCTCGTTGATGAAGGCGAGAAGACCGGCAAGCTGAAAGCCTTTGCCAATACCCCGGCCCAGTCCCTTATCGTCGAGGACGGCCACATCAAAGGTGTCAAGACCCACCGCGGCACGATCATGGCTGACCATGTCATCGTCTGCGCCGGTCTGTGGGGCCGCCTGATTGCCGAAATGGTTGGCGAAGACCTGCCGGTAATGCCGGTCGACCACCCGCTGACTTTCTTCGGCCCGTACAACGAATTCGAAGGCACCGGCAAGGACATCGGCTATCCGCTGCTGCGCGACCAGGGCAACTCCGCCTACATGCGCGACACGGGCGATCCCAAGACGGCCGAAGGCGGCCAGATCGAGTGGGGGTACTACGAACCGAACCATCCGCGCATGTGCCACCCGCGCGATCTCCTTGAGAAGGATCAGGCCCGCCTGTCCCCCTCCCAGCGCGATCTGGAAATGGAACAGGTCATGGAGCCGCTCGAGCGCGCCATGGAGCTGACCCCGATCCTGGGTGAGATCGGCTACAACGAAGGCCATTCCTTCAACGGCCTCCTGCAGGTTTCCGCGGCCGGTGGCCCCTCCTGCGGTGAAAGCCAGAAAGTCCGCGGCCTGTGGTACTGTGTTGCGATCTGGGTCAAGGACGGACCTGGCTACGGCAAGCTGCTGGCTGACTGGATCACCGATGGCCGGACCGAAATCGACCATGCGTCCATCGACTATTCGCGCTTCTATTCCCACCAGCTGTCCGAGAAATACATCGAGGACCGCTGCTACGAAGCTGCGCAGAAGATCTATTTCCCGGCGATCCACCCGCGTGAGCCTTACCTGACGAGCCGCAGCGTCAAGCGGTCCCCGTTCTACGACCGCGAGGTTGAACTCGGCGGCCACTTCATGGAACTGGGCGGCTGGGAACGTGCGCATGGGTATGCCGCCAACGAGCATCTGCTGGAAAAATACGGCGACCGGGTTCCGGTTCGTGAAAACGAATGGGACAACCGCCATTTCTGGCGCGTCTCCAACGCCGAGCAGCTCGAACTCAGCGAGAACTGCGGCATCATCAATCTGTCGCACTTCTACATGTTCGACGTCGAAGGCCCGGACCACGTGGAACTGCTGGAGTGGCTGTGTGCCGCGAAGATCGGCGGCGATGCCAACATCGGCAAGGGTATCTACACCCACTTCCTAGATGACGAAGGCAACGTGCGTGCCGACCTCACGGTCTTCCGCATGGCAGACCGCTGCCGCATCGTCGACGGGGCGGACGCCGGTCCGCGCGACTATCACTATGTGAAGCGCATCGCCGAGGACAAAGGCTTCGACGTCACGGTGACCGACGTCAGCGAGCAGTACACCACCATCGGCATCTGGGGCCCGAACGCCCGTGAGAACCTGAAGAAAGTGGTTGCCGATCCGGCAGCACTCGATCCGGAAAACTTCCCGTTTGCGGGCATCCGCCAGATCGAGATCGCCGGCAAGTCCGTCATGGCCCTGCGCCTGTCCTATGTCGGTGAACAGGGCTGGGAACTGCACATGAAGTACGAAGACGGCCTGGCCGTCTGGGACGCTCTGCGGTCCACGGGTGTCATCGCGGTCGGCGTCGAAACCTACGCCAACTCGCGCCGCATGGAAAAATCCCTGCGCCTGCAGAACGCCGATCTTCTGACCCAGTACAACCTCCTGGAGGCTGATCTGGCCCGCCCGAAGGTCAAGGAAGCGGATTTCCGCGGCAAGGCAAAACACGTCGAGTACCGGGAGCGGGACAAGCAACCGGCCATGCTCTGCACGCTGGTGATGCTTGAGAACACAGATGCAAGCGGTGTCAAACGTTACCCGGTCGGCGCGATGCCGGTGCAGGATCCGGACACGGGCAAGACGCTGGTCGACAGCCTGGGCCGTATTTCCTACACGACCTCGGTCGCCTATGGCCCGACCATCGGCAAGAACATCGCTCTTGCCTACCTGCCGCAGGAGTACTGCCAGGTCGGCCGCAAGCTGAATGTCGAGTATTTCTCGGAAACCTACCCGGTCGAGGTCGCCGGTGTCGGCTATCAGCCGCTCTACGATCCGGAAAACCAGAAACCACGCTCCTGA